From Flavipsychrobacter sp., a single genomic window includes:
- a CDS encoding ComEC/Rec2 family competence protein codes for MKRWPLKESYFWERAPFFRLLLPLVAGTVSYSYFYNTEYALTLSITLVLLISLYGISLYLSQRTIVKAVQFCLAQLALITIGWLSFYQTDIKNKAGWFGNTIDKGQQYEVLITNAAEEKNKTWKYEVEVLHAFHNKEKLNTVGKAFLYVYKYSAPAYKEGDKLLLPDRWQRIKNSGNPFEFNYEQFCANNNIYYQQFLSGEDIELLEFADENSLSPIRQIHNWCVAQLETYISDRATLGLLEAILVGERSSLDSTTTQNYANTGIVHVIAISGAHISIFFFLILFLMSGIKHRKYRWVKYLMALPLIWLYVLVAGAPASAVRAASMFSILGIGFAFQKQQNGINQLLATAFILLLVQPSWLFAAGFQLSFLAVLSIFLFYKPIYRLFSVPNKPLRTLWGIIAASISAELLIAPLVIYYFHLFPVQFIIANIIAYFFMSAILILGMAIIAFSSLPVVAGFLSTITVALVSYFNKAIEVLAPLNIEAFQYLQINELELLLIYLAIAACASFILRKKKTALMLSIASTLILVAVLIYQSNKALQQERLVVYNINRTGYIEYISGKKTYVVNCSKELSEQSEYYVLRPAHTHWHAWKTGDSSQEKYSFTINNRNVLIVNDKKQILPDTTVQILIINYNIKEADLQHLINRYAPQQLVFSSILTRKKAAIWAEQKELLQIPTHITGVDGAFILSNN; via the coding sequence ATGAAACGCTGGCCACTAAAAGAAAGTTACTTCTGGGAAAGAGCACCTTTCTTTCGTTTATTGCTACCATTAGTGGCAGGCACTGTCAGCTATAGTTATTTTTATAACACTGAGTATGCGTTAACCTTAAGCATCACCTTAGTTCTACTTATCAGCTTATATGGCATTAGCCTTTACCTTTCACAGCGTACAATAGTCAAGGCTGTCCAATTTTGTTTGGCGCAGCTAGCATTAATAACTATTGGTTGGCTATCCTTTTACCAAACAGATATAAAGAATAAAGCAGGATGGTTTGGCAACACTATTGACAAAGGGCAACAGTACGAAGTGCTTATAACCAATGCTGCCGAAGAGAAAAATAAAACATGGAAGTATGAGGTAGAAGTACTCCATGCTTTTCACAACAAAGAAAAACTCAATACTGTCGGGAAGGCTTTTTTATACGTTTATAAATACAGCGCACCTGCGTATAAAGAAGGAGACAAACTTCTACTACCCGACCGGTGGCAAAGGATAAAAAATAGTGGTAATCCATTCGAGTTTAACTACGAGCAGTTTTGCGCTAACAACAATATTTATTACCAACAGTTTTTGTCAGGAGAAGACATTGAGCTGCTAGAATTTGCCGATGAAAATTCTCTTAGTCCAATAAGGCAAATACACAATTGGTGTGTGGCACAACTGGAGACATATATCAGTGATAGAGCCACTTTAGGATTATTAGAAGCAATACTGGTAGGCGAGCGCAGCTCGCTGGACAGTACAACAACTCAAAATTATGCCAATACAGGTATTGTTCATGTCATTGCCATATCAGGTGCGCATATCTCTATTTTCTTTTTTCTGATACTATTTCTAATGAGTGGTATAAAGCATAGGAAATACCGTTGGGTAAAATACCTAATGGCATTACCGCTCATCTGGCTATATGTATTAGTAGCAGGGGCTCCAGCCTCCGCTGTAAGAGCAGCATCCATGTTTTCCATTCTCGGTATCGGCTTTGCTTTTCAAAAGCAACAAAATGGCATTAATCAACTTTTAGCAACAGCTTTTATTTTGTTATTGGTACAACCCTCATGGTTGTTTGCCGCTGGGTTTCAGTTATCTTTTCTAGCAGTCCTATCTATTTTCTTATTCTACAAGCCTATTTATAGATTATTCTCTGTACCCAATAAACCATTACGTACACTTTGGGGAATAATTGCAGCAAGTATATCAGCAGAGCTACTTATTGCACCACTGGTCATTTATTACTTCCATCTTTTCCCTGTGCAATTCATTATAGCCAATATTATAGCTTACTTCTTCATGAGTGCTATACTGATACTAGGCATGGCTATTATTGCCTTTAGCTCTTTACCTGTCGTAGCTGGTTTTCTTTCAACCATAACTGTGGCACTTGTTAGTTACTTTAATAAAGCTATTGAAGTACTAGCACCTCTTAACATTGAAGCTTTTCAGTATCTACAAATTAACGAACTTGAATTACTGCTGATCTATTTAGCAATTGCAGCATGTGCTTCCTTTATACTCAGAAAGAAAAAAACAGCGTTAATGCTGAGTATTGCCAGCACTCTAATATTAGTAGCTGTACTTATTTATCAGAGCAACAAGGCCTTGCAGCAAGAGCGACTAGTAGTATATAATATCAATAGAACAGGATACATAGAATACATTTCGGGTAAAAAGACCTATGTAGTGAATTGCAGCAAAGAGCTTTCTGAGCAAAGTGAATATTATGTATTAAGACCAGCACATACACATTGGCATGCTTGGAAGACTGGTGACAGCAGTCAAGAAAAATATTCGTTCACCATCAATAACCGAAACGTATTGATAGTAAATGATAAAAAACAAATACTACCGGACACTACTGTTCAGATACTTATCATCAACTACAATATAAAAGAAGCTGACCTTCAACATTTAATAAATAGATATGCCCCACAGCAGCTAGTTTTTAGCAGTATACTTACACGAAAAAAGGCTGCTATATGGGCCGAACAAAAAGAACTCTTACAGATACCTACCCATATAACAGGTGTAGATGGTGCATTTATATTAAGCAACAATTAA
- a CDS encoding tetratricopeptide repeat protein, whose protein sequence is MLLGIFWMTIQTSVAQEEALTKARIHVLSQEYKEAESIYKKLYKKNPLNKEIYTEYFQLLLKTKEYKRAEKLVTEQLTIRPNHSLTTIDLGLLYKAQGKKKKAEELFEQAITELTGDDLLTQEVAKAFLAIKEKELALKTYERGKEMLHNNYIYSGPIARLYAEAGDMEKAVYTIIDAGSGYYSGGIQEVKASIMDLLEDDRKKIVKAQKAIIKKINEQPDNLDYSEILVWLYTQKEDWEGAYIQIKALDLRLKDGGERILNFARYAVKEKEYEYARKAYEEVISRGEDYSFHTSVKNEYLLMQFKMLEENPDYTEEDTKQLSAQYASFLQENPLYIAQLISLDYAKLLAQYIDSVHKAIQILEEAIEHPNSSRQFKALAKLQLGDYKILVDEIWEASLLYSQVDKAFREDMQGEEARFRNAKLAYYRGDFEWAETQLSVLKASTTELIANDALYLSVLITENIPPDSNYVPLRRFAYADLLQFQNKDEEAAALLDSINTAFPDHPLKDDILMQRANIAQKHRQYKEALEYLTTIYEQHGDDVLGDDALFKMADLYENKLDNKTKAAELYEQLILQYPGSTYVQTARDKVKQIAPNKSS, encoded by the coding sequence ATGCTATTGGGTATATTTTGGATGACTATACAAACATCCGTTGCCCAAGAGGAGGCATTAACCAAAGCACGTATACATGTACTTTCGCAAGAGTATAAAGAAGCAGAAAGTATTTACAAAAAGCTGTACAAGAAAAACCCGCTTAATAAAGAAATATACACGGAATATTTTCAGCTGCTATTGAAAACCAAAGAGTATAAACGTGCTGAAAAACTGGTTACTGAACAGCTTACTATACGCCCCAACCATTCACTAACTACTATTGACCTCGGACTACTTTATAAAGCACAAGGCAAAAAGAAAAAAGCAGAAGAGTTATTTGAACAAGCAATAACTGAGCTTACTGGTGACGACTTGCTCACCCAAGAAGTTGCTAAAGCCTTTTTAGCTATTAAAGAAAAGGAGCTGGCATTAAAAACCTACGAACGAGGAAAAGAGATGCTGCACAATAACTATATCTATAGCGGGCCTATAGCCAGACTGTATGCAGAAGCAGGCGATATGGAAAAGGCCGTATATACTATTATAGATGCAGGATCAGGCTATTATAGTGGTGGCATACAAGAGGTAAAAGCAAGCATTATGGACTTGCTGGAAGATGACCGTAAGAAGATAGTTAAAGCCCAAAAAGCGATTATTAAAAAAATAAACGAGCAGCCTGACAACCTAGACTATTCTGAGATATTGGTATGGCTATATACCCAAAAAGAAGACTGGGAGGGCGCCTATATTCAAATAAAAGCATTAGACCTAAGACTAAAGGATGGCGGTGAACGCATACTCAACTTTGCACGCTATGCCGTGAAGGAAAAAGAATATGAGTATGCAAGAAAAGCTTACGAAGAAGTGATTTCCAGAGGTGAAGATTACTCCTTTCATACCTCTGTAAAGAATGAATATCTGCTAATGCAGTTCAAAATGCTGGAGGAAAATCCTGACTATACAGAGGAGGACACCAAACAATTAAGTGCTCAATACGCATCTTTTCTACAGGAAAACCCTTTGTACATAGCACAACTTATATCGCTAGACTATGCCAAACTACTAGCACAGTATATTGATAGTGTGCATAAAGCCATACAGATACTCGAAGAAGCTATAGAGCACCCTAACTCTTCAAGACAATTTAAAGCACTGGCAAAACTTCAACTTGGCGACTATAAGATCCTTGTTGATGAAATATGGGAAGCATCTCTGCTTTATAGCCAAGTAGACAAAGCATTTAGAGAAGACATGCAAGGAGAAGAAGCCCGTTTTCGCAATGCCAAACTAGCCTATTACAGAGGTGATTTTGAATGGGCAGAAACACAACTATCCGTACTCAAAGCCTCTACTACAGAGCTAATAGCTAATGACGCATTATACCTATCTGTGCTCATTACCGAAAACATACCACCCGACAGTAATTATGTACCACTTAGGCGCTTTGCCTATGCCGACCTACTTCAGTTTCAAAACAAAGATGAGGAAGCAGCGGCTTTACTAGATAGTATCAATACCGCCTTCCCCGATCATCCACTAAAAGACGACATCCTTATGCAACGCGCTAATATTGCGCAAAAACATAGGCAATACAAAGAAGCGTTGGAGTACCTCACAACTATATACGAGCAACACGGCGATGATGTACTAGGAGATGATGCACTTTTTAAAATGGCAGACCTCTACGAAAACAAACTTGACAACAAAACCAAAGCTGCGGAGCTTTACGAGCAACTCATACTACAATACCCTGGCAGCACTTATGTACAAACAGCTCGTGATAAGGTGAAACAGATAGCACCCAACAAAAGTTCTTAA